CAAACCCATATTCCCATACGGGGCACTCGAATGGCACGGTCAGCTGGCCATAAGCCTATACGGTTACTGGAATGGTAAAATGGTGATGTACATCGTGGTTGGCATCTTTACAACCGTATTTGCATGGCTTTGGTTTATGAACCGTAAGGCCCAAAAGGTAAAACAGTTCAACATTGTATTTGCCGGTGAACGGCCTTTCCGTCCCGAAACCACACACTATGCCTATAACTTTTTTGCACCATATCGAAGGGCGCTTGGATTTCTGGTTGCTCCGGTTATTTCCAACTTTTGGGATTCCGTTGCCGAAGGAGTTCAGTCGGTTGCCAACAAAATTCGCCAGCTATACAGCGGAAATGGACAATCGTACGCCATTCACATTCTTGGATTTATTGTAATTGCTTACTTGATAATTACGGGAGGAAACTAAATGGACTTTACCCTAACTAAGCTGCTATACTCCTTGTTGACAATCTTTATTGTGCTCAACTATGGACTCCTTGTGCAGGGCATTGTTCCCAAAATTGGGGCAAGAGTAGGACGACGCTACGGCATAAGATGGTATCAACCCTACATCGACCTGATTAAGAACTACTCCATGCGGAGCAGCATCACCCACGGAACCATGTTTTACATTGCGCCGGTATTTCGCCTAACCGGAGGAATTGGACTATTACTCTTTATGCCAGTAATTTTCGGCTCCCCAATTTTCGGCAACTTCTCCTTTGCTGGCGACCTAACCCTAGTGCTCTACTTCCAGTTTTTTGGTGTGCTAGGCATGGCGCTGGGTGCTGCCGAAAGCAGTCATCCCCATTCAGCCATTGGTGTATCGCGTGGATTATCGCAAGCCACCGCGCTGGAGCTTCCGCTCACCCTTGGAGTTATCTCCATTGCAATGCAGTATCACACGCTCAACATTAGCCATATTGTGGCTGCACAGCAGGGCGGATTTTTCCACTGGACCATTATGACCAACCCATTTGCAGGCATAGCGCTGATGCTCTCCTTCTTGGGAGCAATGGGTAGGGCACCCTTCGACGTGGTGCTGGCACCTCAGGAAATTCCGATCGGTCCACCCACCGAGTTTCACTCCAGCTTTCTTGGCGTGCTACAGATCAACCGGGCCATCTTCCCCGTTGCCAAGCTCATTTTATACATGAACCTGCTATTTGGTGGTGCAACCAACTGGGTTGAACTAATCATCAAAACCTTCTTCATATACATGTGGTCGGTATTTGTGGGCGTGGTATTCCCCCGCTTCAGGGTCGACCAGTCCGTACGCTGGTTCCTTGGCGTTCCGCTTCTGTTTGGAATTATTGCCATTATCCTCATTTAAACAAGTTATCACACTCGATATCATTCACCATGAGTAAGAGCGAATTGGAAAAAAGAACGGTCATGACACCCGATGGCAACCCCATCGAGATTGACCCGTTGAACGATTACTTCTGTGACGCCCGGCCGCAGGTTCACAAACCAGCCAGCGCAATAATCGAGAAGTTTGCCAACTGGGCCCGCTCCGAATCCCTCTGGGTTTTGGGCTTTGGCACCGGCTGCGGCGCAATCGAAATGCGTCCGCTCATGACACCCCGGTTTGACGCCTACCGATTTGGCATACAGTGGAGACCAACCCCACGACAGTCGTCCGTTTTTGTGATTTCAGGCTACCTGTCGGTAAAGACGCTCAAGCGCGTTATCCGTAGCTACGAGCAGATGCAAGGGCCCAAGTTTGTGATTGCGCTAGGCAGCTGCACCATCAACGGCGGCATGTATTGGGACAGCTACAACACTATTAACCGTCTCGACCACTACCTACCTGTTGACATCTACATTGCCGGCTGCATGCCACGTCCAGAGGCCATTCTAGCAGGGTTTGAGAAACTCAAATCGCTCATCAGGGAGGGCAAAGGCGAAGGTGCCAATAAGTATGCCATGGAGTTTGACTGGTACAAGGCAAACCAGAAGAAGATCATTAAGGACTGGGACATGCCCGACTATAACTGGTAGTGCCAAATTTGAAAAAAGGAATGACCATGAAAAATAACTTCGAACATATAGCTCAGCAGTTTGACATCACCAACGTTGTAGCACAGCGCAGTGACCTCACGTTGCTGACGGTTCCCAGCGACAAGGCAGCGTCGCTGATTACCCACCTGCGCGACTACGAGGGCTACAAGCACCTAGTACTGCTTACAGCAGTGGACTGGATTGAGCAGAACCAGTTTCAGCTCACCTATCTACTAAGCAACCCGTTCAAGAAGGTGGATGTTGCCGTTAGAACATTCATCGACCGGGAGAAGGCGGAGATTACCTCCATTCACCACCTTTGGGAGCAAGCGGCAACCTACCAGCGCGAGCTTAGGGAGATGTTTGGCATCAACTTCCCCGGCAGCCCACGCGTCGACAAACCCTTTATTCTTGAAGGTTGGGACCAAATTCCTCCATACCGTCGCGACTTCGACACTAAGAAATATTCGGAAGAAACCTACTTCCCACGCCCAGGCAGGGAGACCAACGATCCTAGGGAATACATGAAGAAAAAGCTCTACCCAAATGAAGACTAGCAAACGATTTAAAATAAATGAAGACAGAAGTCTTTTCCCTCCTAAAAACAAGGATGGAAAAATCGACGTCGATCTCAGCTCTGGCAAGTATCTAAAGCTGTGGCACGGACCTCAACACCCCGGAATTACGGGTAACATGTCGCTGGAACTTACCGTTCTTGGCGATGAGGTAATGGACTGCGAAACGCACGTAGGCTACCTACACCGTGGCTTCGAAAAGTTGATGGAGCGGAGAAAGTATATCCAATGCTTTCCCATCGTTTGCCGTGTGGCCGTTCCGGAACCCGACTTTAACGAGTATTGCTTTGCCTCAGGCCTAGAGGAACTGGCTGGCATTGAAGTACCAGAAGCAGCTCAATGGCTTCGAACGCTGGTGCTGGAAATGGCAAGGCTACAGAGCTTCCTAATGTGGATTGGCGGCCAATCGGGTGCCTTTGGCATGGGCGTTATCGGGCAGTGGTCCATCTACCTCCGCGACCTGGTACTCGACCGCTTTGAGGAACTCACAGGTGGAAGAATTTACCACATGTACATTATCCCTGGTGGGGTTAGAGGTCTCCTTCCCGATGGCTTCAGAAAGCGGATGGAGGAAACGCTAAAAACCATCGACACCTTTATGGTGGACATCGACAAGGTAATGTTCAATAACGCCGTATTTAAAAAACGCTCCGTGGGCATGGGCTACATCGACCCTGAGTGGATTTACCAGTTTGGTATAACTGGACCTAATGCACGCGCTGCAGGAGTACCCAACGATGTTCGAAAAGACTTCCCCTACCTAAAATATGCCGAACTCGACTTTGAACCGGTTGTTGGTAAGGATTCAGATATCTACACTCGTGCCGATGTAAGACGACGCGACCTTCTCCTTTCGGTAGACCTTATTCGTCAAATTATGGCACGGATTCCAGACGAAGGCGACATTAAGGCACCAACACCCAACGTGCTTCACTGGAAAGTGCCACAGGGAGAAACCTACAGACGCGCTGAGTGCTCACGCGGCGAGTACGGCTACTACATGGTGTCGGACGGGAGCGAATATCCTCGAAGAATTAACGTTAGAGGACCAAGCTACACGCACGCTGTTGCGCTCCTCGAGAAAATGATAATTAACACCAACATTTCCGACGTGGCTGGATTAATGGTGTCACTGCACACCTATCCACCCGAAATTGAGCGGTAAGCATCAACTAGTGTTTAATTCTACCTCTTTGAGCCATGAGTAAAATAAATGATATACTGAGCCCATTTACAGCTTGGAAAAATTTGGTAAAAGAACCGGTTACCATCAAGGAACCACTCAAGCGTGAGGCGGCACCTAGGTATAGGGGATTTCACAAGAACGACATCGAAACCTGCATTGGCTGTGGTACGTGCGAGTCCATCTGCCAAAACGCCGCCATCGACCTCGTGCCGGTGGAAGGCATTGAGACCAAGGATGGTGACAGCGGTCTCCGACCCAGAATTGACTATGGGCGCTGCTGCTGGTGTGCCCTCTGCGTGGACATGTGCACCACCAACTCACTCTCGCTATCGAATCACTTCAAGTGGGTAGACACCGATCCGGAAGTTTTTCGCTTCACTCCCGGTGTTGACAAAAAGGAGTGGGACAACGAGGAGGCTGGATGGAAGAAGCCCGGGTCAAACTACGAGCTCTACAGCAAGGAGCGGACTCACATGCCCGAGCTAAAGCCAGATAACCGCGACAAATCCTTCATCGAAATTGTTCAAGGATACTCTAAGGAACAAGCAATGGAGGAGGCAGACCGTTGTGTTGAGTGCGGCATCTGCGTTGCCACCTGCCCTGCTCACATGGGTATTCCGGAATACATCAAAGCCATTCGCAACGATGACCTCAACGAGGGGCTTCGGATTCTATACGACACCAACCCGCTCCCT
The Williamwhitmania sp. DNA segment above includes these coding regions:
- a CDS encoding NADH-quinone oxidoreductase subunit H — its product is MDFTLTKLLYSLLTIFIVLNYGLLVQGIVPKIGARVGRRYGIRWYQPYIDLIKNYSMRSSITHGTMFYIAPVFRLTGGIGLLLFMPVIFGSPIFGNFSFAGDLTLVLYFQFFGVLGMALGAAESSHPHSAIGVSRGLSQATALELPLTLGVISIAMQYHTLNISHIVAAQQGGFFHWTIMTNPFAGIALMLSFLGAMGRAPFDVVLAPQEIPIGPPTEFHSSFLGVLQINRAIFPVAKLILYMNLLFGGATNWVELIIKTFFIYMWSVFVGVVFPRFRVDQSVRWFLGVPLLFGIIAIILI
- the nuoB gene encoding NADH-quinone oxidoreductase subunit NuoB, whose protein sequence is MSKSELEKRTVMTPDGNPIEIDPLNDYFCDARPQVHKPASAIIEKFANWARSESLWVLGFGTGCGAIEMRPLMTPRFDAYRFGIQWRPTPRQSSVFVISGYLSVKTLKRVIRSYEQMQGPKFVIALGSCTINGGMYWDSYNTINRLDHYLPVDIYIAGCMPRPEAILAGFEKLKSLIREGKGEGANKYAMEFDWYKANQKKIIKDWDMPDYNW
- a CDS encoding NADH-quinone oxidoreductase subunit C; translated protein: MKNNFEHIAQQFDITNVVAQRSDLTLLTVPSDKAASLITHLRDYEGYKHLVLLTAVDWIEQNQFQLTYLLSNPFKKVDVAVRTFIDREKAEITSIHHLWEQAATYQRELREMFGINFPGSPRVDKPFILEGWDQIPPYRRDFDTKKYSEETYFPRPGRETNDPREYMKKKLYPNED